The segment CTCAGGTTTTCGCAGTGGTTGTAAATCCACCCAGTCTTGTCCATTTCCAGGCTTCCGGTGCAATCTCAATTCCTCTCCGACGGATTTTACAAAATTGCTGTGTTTTTGCCTTTTCCCCAATGGCCACAGAGAAACACGGGCTACGGCTGAtccaaaaaggaaaacaggagtTTATAAAAGTTGCCCACGGGTCTCCCCCATCTGGTAGGTCGAGGAAGATTGACTGCAGCAAAGTTCAAAGGTCATTCCTGGCAGATCTAAAAACAGAGTGGCGTGGTGGCCTCGACAGTGCGCTTTCTGTACCCGAAGTAAACCGATATGTCCTGAGGAATAGCTTCAGGGCACAAAGGGAGTGGGGCGCTGCAGGATGCTAGGAATGAAGCCAAGACTGGGAGCTTCCTCAACTGGCTTCTAAAGCCCCAGGAAACCTTTCCAGACACAGAGATGCTCACCACCTAACCGCGGGGGACAGTGCAAAGCGGGGTTGATGTCACAGACTGATGTCACCGGTTTTTAATACACGGAATAGCAGCAGTCGCTTGTGACAACTTTTTGACAAGTTAAATAAACCCAAGTGGAAGGGTCTCTACGGTTTTACCAGAAAAGTCAGGGtttggtggtttttttggtttgtttgcttttttcagaaaaatacacaaaaacacaTCCACAGAGCCATAAATAATCTGGTGgcaatatatacacatttaaataattaatttaaatatcttacaCCTACTCTTGAGTTAAACTGTCCATCCGAAGAAAGTGCACCAAGGTGGCCCTTGGCGCTCCCGTCCTGGGGGCTCTGAGGGTCACAGCCTGGGGAGGAAATGGGTGACCTTCATGGTGGGTGACACCCGGTTCCCCTTCTTGGTCTTCCCGTTCTTACTCAGGGCGATGAACATGCCGGGGTACCTGTAGCACTCGTACGCGTTGTAGTTGTTGGGGAGGAGTATCTCTTTGAACTTGCACTCATCGGTGAAGAAAGGCTGGCAGGGAAGGAGAAGCGGTGTCAGGTGGAGCCATCTCTGGGCCAAGGGAGCCCTGTGGGCCGTGGTCAGGCACTCCTTTCTCTCCCAGTCCCACCCTGGCTGCGAGGCCTCTCCTGGGAAGTCAGGGTGCCAAGACCTTCACAGGGCGATTAGAGGGACCTGGCAGCCAGAAAATGTCGTCACCGCTGTGTCCACCCCGAAGACTGCAGTCCTGCCCGTCgggaccccccaccccacccccaggggctACAGCGAGGGGCTCCCTCCCAATGACACCCTTTGACCGACTGGCAAGCGCCCACTCAAGGATGGCAGGAACGCTCTCCCTGTCTCGGGGCTGTGCCTCTTGTCTGGGCCGGCCCGGGGTCAGCCGCACTGCCTCAGGTCCTTGGAGGGGGTTGTTTCCAATCCTGTGAGCCCACCGCAGTTCCACATCCCGGCGTCGGGTGGCCTGGAAGCGTCACGATGCCGCCCGGCTGCTCGGCCGGGCCCCGCGGCACTCACCGAGCCGTAGAGCTTGCCCTTGCTGCTCATGGCCACGAAGAAGCGGCTGGCCACGCCGAAGACGGTCACCACTCCGCGCTCCACGGGCGAGAGCTCCAGcaggcctgggggcggggcggggcgcgggtcATTCCCGGGCCCGGGACCCTCGGCCCTCGCCGCCCGGCCTGGCCCCCTCCTCCGCCTGCGCGCCTCCGGGACGCCCACTTCCGGGGTGGAGGTGAGCGCAACGGACTCGGGTCACCGGCGCAGGTCGCCCCCGAAGGGACCCCGGAGAGCGGCGGGCTCGCCCCCAGGGCCGCCCCGGCCCGGCGGCAGCGCCCAGTGCGGGACGGCAGGAGACGCGTGGCCCCGGCGGCCCTCGAGGCCGGCCCCAGCGCGGGCGCGCGTCCCGGGCCCCCGCAGGTGCCGGTGGCCGCGCCGCACTCCCGGTACCCACGGGCGAAGGCGCTGGAATCCGTCACCCCGAGCCCGGACTTCTGAAGGCGGGGAGGCGGGGCTCGGCCGCCCGGTTGCGCAAAGCCGGTCGCGGCTGCGACTCCAGGAGCTGAGCGCGTTTGCGTCCCCGGCGTCCCCACGCCAGACGGACCGGAACCCGAGTGCGCCCCGGTTCCCAGAGCCCGCGGGCAGGTGTCAGCCGAGGCCTTCGGGTGCGAGTTGGAAGGGGCGGCCGCTGCCCCCGGCCCCGAGCCttcccgcccgccccgccccactcACTGTCACTCGTGTCCGCGTGCACGCCGCCGATGCGGCCGTCCGGGAGCACCTGGAGGTGGAAGCCGATGCCCACGTTGCAGTAGAGCCTCCGCAGCCTCTTGATGCCCAGCAGGTAGTCCCCGGCGCCGCTCTGGACGGCAGCCTCCTTGGGCTGCGCGGCCACCGGCAGGCGCGCCAGCGAGCGCGCCACCAGGCTCTCCCAGCGGCGCTCCAGCTCGGCCTCCAGCGTGCCGTTGGGTGCGGTGGGCGCGGCGGCGGCCCCTCGGCCGGCCCAGGGCGCCAGCACGGCCAGCAGCACCGCGGGGAGCAGCGCGGCCGCggccgccccgggccccgccatCCCCGCCCTCGGGCCGTGCGTCCGTGGGCAGGTCGCTGCGCCCGGGAAGCCGGGGGCCGAGCTGCGCCTGTGGGGGCTCGCGGGAGTGCACGGCCTGGGCCGGGGCAGGGAGTGCACGGCCGGGAAGAAGCCGGAGGCGAGCGACGGAGCCCCCAGGCGCCGGGAGCTACCCGGGCTGCATGGAGAGGCGGGCAGTGACGGGAGGGCGCACGGCCGGGACTGGGACCCTGCGGAGCGGTGCGCGCCTCCCTGCGCGCTGGGCCGGCCCGGGCCGAGCCGCTATATATAGCAGATCGTCCCgtcccgtccccccccccccgcccacaaCACTCCCGCAGGGGGCCGTTTGCGTTCGCCTGGGCGCCCGGGGCGCTGTGGCGCTCGCGGCTGGTCGCAGGCCGCCTGCCaatcagggctgggggaggggaggaggccggGGACCAGCGCCGCGAGTGCCACCTGGAGGGTCCCCGGCCCCCACCCCTGGCTTCGCTGGGCCCATGGACCTGTGGGTCCCGACTCTCGCGTCTCCTCCACTCTCGTCTTGCAGCCAAAGTTTTGCTTCTTGCATTTTGTCCCTGCCTGTCCCGTCTCCATGGGGCCCCTTCTCCGCCTCTGTTCCTGCGGCCTGGGTGCCGCCCACACCTGGTACCCTCAGCTCAGAGAAGTCACTCCTTGCGCTTTGCCTTTCAAGGACTCCCCGGAACCTGTTCCTTCGCTGGGACCCTGTGGACCCACCTGGGAACGAGGGGCGGGTAAGGGCAGTGAGCACCAGGAGCGCCTGAGCCTGGAAGGAAGAATCCAGCGCTACAGGGTGGAGGGAGGCAAGGGCCTGGGTTTGGCCACCTGCGCTCTGGGCGATTCAGGGATGGAGCTGTGTATACCAGGTGGGCATCACCTGACCAGGGGGCCTGAGTGGCCGGTGCTAAGAGAAGACAGGGGGTGAGCTGGTGCACCCCGGGAGGCCACGGCACTgcaccccctacacacacacccatgcaaGGACAGGGGCCAGGGCCGTAGGGGACACCCTTTGTCCCCCTCCCCTTTAATTCTGCAGCAGGAATATTCAAGTGCCATAGTCAGAAGCCAACCTAGCAGGGACCCAGGCCAGGCTTTTGGAaggctcccttcccccacctgctgtccccaccccccTCTGTGCCCATTATGGCCTGATGGGGGCGGGGTCCAGCTAGATGCTGGCTCACCTAGGTGTGAAAATTCCTGTTCTCAGTTGTACCTGAGGAGCCTTGCTGTCACCTCCCAGCAGATCCCGCCCAGCCACCGCTGCAGGAGGCCCGGAGCCCACCCTACCCCCTGCGGCCACCAGCCCCTGTGGCCAGAGGCATCATACCCAGGCCTTTTCAGCCTCCCCGCCTCCCACGCCCCCGTTCCTGCCTGAAGAGCCCTTGGACCGACCTCTGAACCCTGCTGGGGCTCATTCAGACCACAGAGGGGACCTAGGAGGTTGGAGGTCTCTGGCTTGAGGCCAGAAAGGGGGCCCCCAGGGCTCAGTGAGTGGCCTTGGCCGGGCCAGCACCGGGTCTCCAGACTTCTCCGTGAGAGCCTTTGCACCCTTTGGGCCTGCAGCCTGACCAAGCGGTGGCCGTCCAGGCCGAGCCTTCCTGGGAGGCCGGGTACCGGCTCAGGGCTGCCAGTCACGGCTCTAAGGTCAGCTCTGCAGCTGCTTGGACCCTGGGCCCCCTCACCCCCATGGGGCACAGGAGACCAGAACCTGCCCCAGCCCTGTGCCTCGCTCTCTGTGTGGCCTGGGCAAGTCCTACCACCTCTGGGCCCCTAAACCCCTATTTGCAAAACTGCTTGGAAGGCGGGCTCCCCTCCTTCCGTCCGGGTCCACGTGGGGACCTCCTCTGGGGCGGTGGGACCCAGGCCCTCTGAGgtctccccccagctcctggcagggTGTGGCCCCTGTCTTCCCAGCAAGCCCACAGGGAGCTCCCTTTCCATCTCTCCTGTTTGctggcaagttcagtgaaggaccCTGTGCTGGTTCATCTCCCAGAACTGCCGTCCCACCCTCACGGCAGGCGTTCCCAGTGACTGTCCTTTGAAGGGCTGGCAGCCAGCAGGGGTGTTTGGAACTGAGCCCTGGTTCCCCCTTCCCCCTGACTCACCGTGGGTCCCTGAGCCCCTCAGGCCTTGGCCTCCTCAACTGTCCAAAGCAGCCAGCAGAAGCCATGAGGGTTAATCCACCAGGATTGCAGGTGGAGGACGTGACAGGATGGTTATTTTCACCTGACTCCTGCTCTGGCCCCCTCCGCGCCTCCCCCGCATCTCCCAGCTGCTCCCCATCGGCCACTGTCCTCAGGGTCTTGTTTCCGTCTCTCCAGCCTCCGCATTGGAAGATGATGACTTCTCCCCACTCAGGGTTCCCCTCAAATATCAGCCACTCGGGAGACCTGCCGTGACGCCCCGCCCCCCGGCAGTCTCCGCTGCCCAGTCCATCTGGTTCTTGCTTCTTCTCGGCCCTTAAGGAATCTTCCTTTACTTGCTCACCCTCCCTTCCACTAGAAATAGTCCCTGAGGCACCTGAAGAGCCTAGTTTACCAAGAACCTGGGGTGCAGGGGAGCCTGCAGAGTGGAGGTTCTGGGCCCTGTGGTCCCTGCCTCAGCGTCACATTGGGGGTCCATCTCTGTTGGTCATATGATTTTAGCCTTTAGCTTCTGATCATgcttagtttctccatctgtaagatGGGCATGACAGTTACCCCTTTCAGGGGTCACCAGCCTCGACAACAGGGCGTGGGCCGTAGGAAAAGGCTGAATATAGTCAGCCCTTCAGACCCCAGTCTCCTTGCCCGGCTAACAGTCCATACCCAGAGTGTGTGAAATAACTGACCCACATTTTTATCCTAGGGGAGGCCCTACATCACAACACCAACCGTGACTGGAGGGGTAAAGTGTCAGACGGGAACAAAGGCTCAGAACTGAAACCGGCCAGTCCCCGCCTACAATCTTCTTGTGACCCTTTTTAACCTACAGAAAAATCGCAATGTCATTATCTTCTTGGTTTCTTCTCCTTTGAAAGAGTGACAGAGCTTCTCAAAACAACCAGCCCAGCTGTTAAGAACTTACTTGGcttcatagtaataataataataaaaagtgcaGCATAAAAATTCAATTCTAGTTCTTAGGGTGGAGTGACAGGGCCCAGCCTGGGGCAGGGCTCCCAGGCTGCAAACTTTGCAAATGGCTCAACGGTTTTCTTGTTGAACTTCCTTTTCTTGGCCTTAGTGAGAAGGCCCTCACAATGGCTTCAAGGAGGAGGGTAAGGCTGGAGGTAGAGACATGTCTACATGGGCTGCAGCAACCCAAGAAACACAATTTCTTTTAGAACCTCCAAAAGAAAGGGGAGATTAAGACAatgttttaaagcttttaaaaattgtggttaggacttccctggtggcacagtggttaagaatccgcctgccaatggaggaaacatgggtttgagccccggtccgggaagatcccacatgccgcggagtaactaagcttgtgcgccacaactactgagcctgcgcgccacaactactgagcccgcgcgacacaactactgagcccgcgcaccacaactactgaagcctgcgctctagagcccgcgagccacaactactgaagccctcacgcttagagcccgtgctccacaacaagagaagctacagaaatgagaagcccgcgcgccacaacaaagagtagcccctgctcaccgccactggagaaaagcccgcgcgcagcaacaaggacccaacgcagccaaaaataaataaatacattaagaaaaaaacaaaaagaagaagaagaaccacGTGTGCGaaaccaccaccatcatccacctccagaactttttcttcttcccaaacCGAAACTCTGCTCACCAAACAGTGATTCACCATTCtcctgtctccatgaatttgatTCCTCTAGGGCCCTCCCATAAGTAGAATCGCACAGTATCTGTCCTTGTGCGTCTGGCTTACTTCACCGAGCATAATGTCCGCAAGGTTTATCCACGTTGTCGCCTgggtcaggatttccttccttttgaaagCTGAACACTACTCCACAGCATGAATGTAGCACGTTTCGTGTATCCGCGTTCTTCAGTTGCTGGACACGTGGGTTGTTTCAGCCTTCTGGCTACTGTCAATCACGCAGCTCAGAACACAGGTATGCAAATACCTGCTCAAGACCtcgctttcacttcttttgggtgtagacccagaagtggaattgctggatcacatggcgaTTCGAATTGTTTGAAGatcctccataccgttttccacagctttttgtttagtttagttagttagtttgtttgttttgggccaTGCCGCCCAgcttgcagggatcttagtttcccgaccagggatcaaacctgggcaatggcagtgaaagcaccgagtcctaaccactggaccgccagggaattccctgttggtttttttttttaataagatttaaaaaaattttattttattgaagtctagttgacttatagtgttgtgttaatttctgctgtagagcaaagtgagtcagttatacatatatacattctcatAGCCTTTTTGTCTTTGGTTACCTTGATCACGGGGCATCAAGGGGATGGGATTCGGAGGTGGCTCCGTGCCCACTTGATCCCCACTCTTTGTTTCCCTTCTGTCTCCTCTTCAGCCCTGGGCTAGCCCGGCCAGGTCTGAGTGACAGGCACAGGGCCAGTGTTTACAGCTGGAACTCAACAGAGCAATTCACTGGGCAGACACATGCGTGTGCAGGTCTCTGCACATGTTAGATACTCGAGCCTGGGAAAGCAGGCTTCTGGGGGAATCAAATGAGGTGATAGGTGTTGAGCACTTAGAACGGGCTGACGCACGCCCACCGAGCATCACACAGGGTCTTAGTGGGTTGATAGGAGTGCGGGGCAGGGTGCCAGGTGCCTGGAgcacagcccagccctgccctcaacCGAGTCCCCTGGGCAATTTGCTCAGCCCCTCAGCATCCAGTGTCCACCTTCACGTGGTCGTGGAGAGAGTCGCAGGAATCAGACTTGTGAAGTGCCGGGCTTGCTGTCTCCACTCTGAGCCACTGGGGACTGCTAGCATCTCTCCAGATAATGTCATGGTTGGGATGTGTCCCCGGCACTGGGTGCTCCAGGAATCCGGCGTGGCTCTGGCGGGCTTTGCACACCTGATGGCCTTTTCTCTTCACCCAGACCTGGAAGGTGGAGCTGGGCTTACGGTCACCATCTC is part of the Kogia breviceps isolate mKogBre1 chromosome 7, mKogBre1 haplotype 1, whole genome shotgun sequence genome and harbors:
- the FGF4 gene encoding fibroblast growth factor 4; the protein is MAGPGAAAAALLPAVLLAVLAPWAGRGAAAAPTAPNGTLEAELERRWESLVARSLARLPVAAQPKEAAVQSGAGDYLLGIKRLRRLYCNVGIGFHLQVLPDGRIGGVHADTSDSLLELSPVERGVVTVFGVASRFFVAMSSKGKLYGSPFFTDECKFKEILLPNNYNAYECYRYPGMFIALSKNGKTKKGNRVSPTMKVTHFLPRL